The Ziziphus jujuba cultivar Dongzao chromosome 7, ASM3175591v1 genome includes a region encoding these proteins:
- the LOC107424803 gene encoding uncharacterized protein LOC107424803 isoform X2, translating into MNTRVRTNLQGMKAAALNHDKKEKMETRGSRIMGTEKTATNRRRSIRERKMALLQDVDKLKKKLRHEENVHRALERAFTRPLGALPRLPPYLPSYTLELLAEVAVLEEEVVRLEEQVVNFRQGLYQEAVYVSSKRNVENCNDPIDQVSVKSIKHQRSKSLSQFEFNSVNSAAKSQPSLARTTSSRRLLSTDTISARTANCSSRQVNGRQASRRASTSSSFFEDVRGKENWLSTNCVKDRPSPEKKTAKIVTPVKKPPLKPEPAEKCLDPVRLQLECRLVDQERAQESCSGSPDDKVSEADSSPNRISQDIVKCLSSILLRMSTLKDRVVEPGSSQSALFARAGNGDTQFTDPYDICLDVKNKDVGPYKNLCAIDSSSIDINRTTSALFLIHRLKFLLEKLASVNLESLNHQQKLAFWINIYNSCIMNGFLEHGIPETPEMVVALMQKATIIVGGHLLNAITIEHFILRLPYHLKFTCPKAVKNDEMRARSIFGLEWSEPLVTFALSCGSWSSPAVRVYTATQVEEELEAAKREYLQAAVGITKTNKIIIPKLLDWYLLDFAKDMEALLDWVCLQLPNEIRNDAVKCLERKGREPLSQLVQMMPYDFSFRLLIHC; encoded by the exons atgaataCCAGAGTCCGCACCAATCTTCAAGGCATGAAAGCTGCTGCTTTAAATCATGATAAA AAGGAGAAGATGGAAACTCGAGGGAGCAGGATAATGGGTACGGAGAAAACTGCGACTAATCGACGTCGATCAATCAGAGAAAGGAAAATGGCCTTACTGCAAGAT gtTGACAAGTTGAAGAAGAAGCTCAGACATGAAGAGAATGTCCACAGAGCATTAGAAAGAGCTTTCACTAGACCTTTAGGAGCTCTACCTCGTCTCCCTCCTTATCTCCCTTCATAT ACATTAGAACTTCTTGCTGAAGTAGCTGTTTTGGAAGAAGAGGTTGTTCGGCTTGAAGAACAGGTTGTGAATTTCAGACAAGGTCTCTACCAAGAAGCTGTCTATGTATCATCTAAGAGAAATGTCGAAAATTGTAATGATCCAATAGACCAAGTCTCAGTTAAAAGTATCAAACATCAGCGATCAAAATCTTTGTCCCAATTTGAGTTCAACTCGGTGAATTCTGCAGCCAAGTCTCAACCTTCTCTTGCTAGAACAACTTCAAGCAGAAGGCTATTGTCCACTGATACCATCTCTGCTCGAACTGCGAACTGTTCTAGTAGACAAGTCAACGGAAGACAAGCTTCCAGGAGAGCAAGTACCTCTTCTTCATTTTTCGAAGACGTGAGAGGAAAAGAGAATTGGTTGTCTACAAATTGTGTGAAAGATAGGCCATCTCCAGAAAAGAAAACAGCCAAAATTGTAACCCCGGTGAAGAAACCTCCACTCAAGCCTGAACCAGCTGAGAAGTGTTTGGATCCTGTGAGGTTACAG CTAGAATGCAGATTAGTAGACCAAGAAAGGGCACAGGAGAGTTGTTCTGGATCTCCGGATGATAAGGTATCGGAAGCTGACAGCTCACCTAATAGAATCTCGCAGGACATTGTGAAATGCttgtctagtatattgttgagGATGAGCACATTGAAGGATAGAGTAGTGGAACCTGGGTCTTCCCAATCAGCATTATTTGCTCGGGCAGGAAATGGGGACACACAGTTTACGGATCCATATGACATCTGCTTGGATGTCAAAAATAAAGATGTTGGCCCCTACAAGAATCTTTGTGCCATTGATTCCAGTTCAATTGACATTAACCGTACGACAAGCGCATTGTTCCTAATACATCGACTTAA GTTTTTGCTTGAGAAGCTTGCCTCTGTGAACCTAGAGAGTCTTAACCATCAGCAAAAGCTTGCATTCTGGATTAACATTTATAATTCTTGCATAATGAat GGATTTTTGGAGCATGGTATACCTGAGACTCCAGAAATGGTTGTAGCACTAATGCAAAAG GCAACAATAATTGTGGGGGGACACTTGCTGAACGCAATAACAATTGAGCATTTTATATTGAGACTGCCTTACCATTTGAAATTT ACTTGTCCAAAAGCTGTGAAAAACGACGAGATGAGAGCTCGAAGTATATTTGGGTTAGAGTGGTCCGAGCCATTGGTTACATTTGCACTCTCTTGTGGAAGCTGGTCCTCTCCTGCT GTGAGAGTGTACACAGCAACTcaagttgaagaagaattggaagCAGCAAAAAGGGAGTATCTACAGGCAGCAGTGGGTATTACAAAGACAAACAAGATAATAATACCAAAGCTATTGGATTGGTATCTACTGGACTTTGCAAAAGACATGGAAGCATTGCTGGATTGGGTGTGCCTCCAACTGCCAAATGAAATCAGGAATGATGCAGTTAAATGCCTTGAGAGGAAGGGAAGGGAACCTCTTTCACAGTTGGTGCAGATGATGCCCTACGATTTCAGCTTCAGGCTGTTAATACACTgctga
- the LOC107424803 gene encoding uncharacterized protein LOC107424803 isoform X3, with the protein METRGSRIMGTEKTATNRRRSIRERKMALLQDVDKLKKKLRHEENVHRALERAFTRPLGALPRLPPYLPSYTLELLAEVAVLEEEVVRLEEQVVNFRQGLYQEAVYVSSKRNVENCNDPIDQVSVKSIKHQRSKSLSQFEFNSVNSAAKSQPSLARTTSSRRLLSTDTISARTANCSSRQVNGRQASRRASTSSSFFEDVRGKENWLSTNCVKDRPSPEKKTAKIVTPVKKPPLKPEPAEKCLDPVRLQLECRLVDQERAQESCSGSPDDKVSEADSSPNRISQDIVKCLSSILLRMSTLKDRVVEPGSSQSALFARAGNGDTQFTDPYDICLDVKNKDVGPYKNLCAIDSSSIDINRTTSALFLIHRLKSVICAFSFFMFLLEKLASVNLESLNHQQKLAFWINIYNSCIMNGFLEHGIPETPEMVVALMQKATIIVGGHLLNAITIEHFILRLPYHLKFTCPKAVKNDEMRARSIFGLEWSEPLVTFALSCGSWSSPAVRVYTATQVEEELEAAKREYLQAAVGITKTNKIIIPKLLDWYLLDFAKDMEALLDWVCLQLPNEIRNDAVKCLERKGREPLSQLVQMMPYDFSFRLLIHC; encoded by the exons ATGGAAACTCGAGGGAGCAGGATAATGGGTACGGAGAAAACTGCGACTAATCGACGTCGATCAATCAGAGAAAGGAAAATGGCCTTACTGCAAGAT gtTGACAAGTTGAAGAAGAAGCTCAGACATGAAGAGAATGTCCACAGAGCATTAGAAAGAGCTTTCACTAGACCTTTAGGAGCTCTACCTCGTCTCCCTCCTTATCTCCCTTCATAT ACATTAGAACTTCTTGCTGAAGTAGCTGTTTTGGAAGAAGAGGTTGTTCGGCTTGAAGAACAGGTTGTGAATTTCAGACAAGGTCTCTACCAAGAAGCTGTCTATGTATCATCTAAGAGAAATGTCGAAAATTGTAATGATCCAATAGACCAAGTCTCAGTTAAAAGTATCAAACATCAGCGATCAAAATCTTTGTCCCAATTTGAGTTCAACTCGGTGAATTCTGCAGCCAAGTCTCAACCTTCTCTTGCTAGAACAACTTCAAGCAGAAGGCTATTGTCCACTGATACCATCTCTGCTCGAACTGCGAACTGTTCTAGTAGACAAGTCAACGGAAGACAAGCTTCCAGGAGAGCAAGTACCTCTTCTTCATTTTTCGAAGACGTGAGAGGAAAAGAGAATTGGTTGTCTACAAATTGTGTGAAAGATAGGCCATCTCCAGAAAAGAAAACAGCCAAAATTGTAACCCCGGTGAAGAAACCTCCACTCAAGCCTGAACCAGCTGAGAAGTGTTTGGATCCTGTGAGGTTACAG CTAGAATGCAGATTAGTAGACCAAGAAAGGGCACAGGAGAGTTGTTCTGGATCTCCGGATGATAAGGTATCGGAAGCTGACAGCTCACCTAATAGAATCTCGCAGGACATTGTGAAATGCttgtctagtatattgttgagGATGAGCACATTGAAGGATAGAGTAGTGGAACCTGGGTCTTCCCAATCAGCATTATTTGCTCGGGCAGGAAATGGGGACACACAGTTTACGGATCCATATGACATCTGCTTGGATGTCAAAAATAAAGATGTTGGCCCCTACAAGAATCTTTGTGCCATTGATTCCAGTTCAATTGACATTAACCGTACGACAAGCGCATTGTTCCTAATACATCGACTTAAGTCAGTAATCTgtgctttctctttctttat GTTTTTGCTTGAGAAGCTTGCCTCTGTGAACCTAGAGAGTCTTAACCATCAGCAAAAGCTTGCATTCTGGATTAACATTTATAATTCTTGCATAATGAat GGATTTTTGGAGCATGGTATACCTGAGACTCCAGAAATGGTTGTAGCACTAATGCAAAAG GCAACAATAATTGTGGGGGGACACTTGCTGAACGCAATAACAATTGAGCATTTTATATTGAGACTGCCTTACCATTTGAAATTT ACTTGTCCAAAAGCTGTGAAAAACGACGAGATGAGAGCTCGAAGTATATTTGGGTTAGAGTGGTCCGAGCCATTGGTTACATTTGCACTCTCTTGTGGAAGCTGGTCCTCTCCTGCT GTGAGAGTGTACACAGCAACTcaagttgaagaagaattggaagCAGCAAAAAGGGAGTATCTACAGGCAGCAGTGGGTATTACAAAGACAAACAAGATAATAATACCAAAGCTATTGGATTGGTATCTACTGGACTTTGCAAAAGACATGGAAGCATTGCTGGATTGGGTGTGCCTCCAACTGCCAAATGAAATCAGGAATGATGCAGTTAAATGCCTTGAGAGGAAGGGAAGGGAACCTCTTTCACAGTTGGTGCAGATGATGCCCTACGATTTCAGCTTCAGGCTGTTAATACACTgctga
- the LOC107424803 gene encoding uncharacterized protein LOC107424803 isoform X1 gives MNTRVRTNLQGMKAAALNHDKKEKMETRGSRIMGTEKTATNRRRSIRERKMALLQDVDKLKKKLRHEENVHRALERAFTRPLGALPRLPPYLPSYTLELLAEVAVLEEEVVRLEEQVVNFRQGLYQEAVYVSSKRNVENCNDPIDQVSVKSIKHQRSKSLSQFEFNSVNSAAKSQPSLARTTSSRRLLSTDTISARTANCSSRQVNGRQASRRASTSSSFFEDVRGKENWLSTNCVKDRPSPEKKTAKIVTPVKKPPLKPEPAEKCLDPVRLQLECRLVDQERAQESCSGSPDDKVSEADSSPNRISQDIVKCLSSILLRMSTLKDRVVEPGSSQSALFARAGNGDTQFTDPYDICLDVKNKDVGPYKNLCAIDSSSIDINRTTSALFLIHRLKSVICAFSFFMFLLEKLASVNLESLNHQQKLAFWINIYNSCIMNGFLEHGIPETPEMVVALMQKATIIVGGHLLNAITIEHFILRLPYHLKFTCPKAVKNDEMRARSIFGLEWSEPLVTFALSCGSWSSPAVRVYTATQVEEELEAAKREYLQAAVGITKTNKIIIPKLLDWYLLDFAKDMEALLDWVCLQLPNEIRNDAVKCLERKGREPLSQLVQMMPYDFSFRLLIHC, from the exons atgaataCCAGAGTCCGCACCAATCTTCAAGGCATGAAAGCTGCTGCTTTAAATCATGATAAA AAGGAGAAGATGGAAACTCGAGGGAGCAGGATAATGGGTACGGAGAAAACTGCGACTAATCGACGTCGATCAATCAGAGAAAGGAAAATGGCCTTACTGCAAGAT gtTGACAAGTTGAAGAAGAAGCTCAGACATGAAGAGAATGTCCACAGAGCATTAGAAAGAGCTTTCACTAGACCTTTAGGAGCTCTACCTCGTCTCCCTCCTTATCTCCCTTCATAT ACATTAGAACTTCTTGCTGAAGTAGCTGTTTTGGAAGAAGAGGTTGTTCGGCTTGAAGAACAGGTTGTGAATTTCAGACAAGGTCTCTACCAAGAAGCTGTCTATGTATCATCTAAGAGAAATGTCGAAAATTGTAATGATCCAATAGACCAAGTCTCAGTTAAAAGTATCAAACATCAGCGATCAAAATCTTTGTCCCAATTTGAGTTCAACTCGGTGAATTCTGCAGCCAAGTCTCAACCTTCTCTTGCTAGAACAACTTCAAGCAGAAGGCTATTGTCCACTGATACCATCTCTGCTCGAACTGCGAACTGTTCTAGTAGACAAGTCAACGGAAGACAAGCTTCCAGGAGAGCAAGTACCTCTTCTTCATTTTTCGAAGACGTGAGAGGAAAAGAGAATTGGTTGTCTACAAATTGTGTGAAAGATAGGCCATCTCCAGAAAAGAAAACAGCCAAAATTGTAACCCCGGTGAAGAAACCTCCACTCAAGCCTGAACCAGCTGAGAAGTGTTTGGATCCTGTGAGGTTACAG CTAGAATGCAGATTAGTAGACCAAGAAAGGGCACAGGAGAGTTGTTCTGGATCTCCGGATGATAAGGTATCGGAAGCTGACAGCTCACCTAATAGAATCTCGCAGGACATTGTGAAATGCttgtctagtatattgttgagGATGAGCACATTGAAGGATAGAGTAGTGGAACCTGGGTCTTCCCAATCAGCATTATTTGCTCGGGCAGGAAATGGGGACACACAGTTTACGGATCCATATGACATCTGCTTGGATGTCAAAAATAAAGATGTTGGCCCCTACAAGAATCTTTGTGCCATTGATTCCAGTTCAATTGACATTAACCGTACGACAAGCGCATTGTTCCTAATACATCGACTTAAGTCAGTAATCTgtgctttctctttctttat GTTTTTGCTTGAGAAGCTTGCCTCTGTGAACCTAGAGAGTCTTAACCATCAGCAAAAGCTTGCATTCTGGATTAACATTTATAATTCTTGCATAATGAat GGATTTTTGGAGCATGGTATACCTGAGACTCCAGAAATGGTTGTAGCACTAATGCAAAAG GCAACAATAATTGTGGGGGGACACTTGCTGAACGCAATAACAATTGAGCATTTTATATTGAGACTGCCTTACCATTTGAAATTT ACTTGTCCAAAAGCTGTGAAAAACGACGAGATGAGAGCTCGAAGTATATTTGGGTTAGAGTGGTCCGAGCCATTGGTTACATTTGCACTCTCTTGTGGAAGCTGGTCCTCTCCTGCT GTGAGAGTGTACACAGCAACTcaagttgaagaagaattggaagCAGCAAAAAGGGAGTATCTACAGGCAGCAGTGGGTATTACAAAGACAAACAAGATAATAATACCAAAGCTATTGGATTGGTATCTACTGGACTTTGCAAAAGACATGGAAGCATTGCTGGATTGGGTGTGCCTCCAACTGCCAAATGAAATCAGGAATGATGCAGTTAAATGCCTTGAGAGGAAGGGAAGGGAACCTCTTTCACAGTTGGTGCAGATGATGCCCTACGATTTCAGCTTCAGGCTGTTAATACACTgctga